One genomic window of Clostridium taeniosporum includes the following:
- a CDS encoding ABC transporter ATP-binding protein, protein MDVLEIKNLHKTLGNTEIIKGINFSINQGEIFGFLGPNGAGKTTTIRMIVGLIEPTNGEIKICGYDLSKNKEKALKNVGAVVESPELYRYLSGKENLMQIARIRGVSKREVEELIKLVGLENRMNDKISKYSLGMKQRLGLAAALIGNPKLLILDEPTNGLDPAGILEFREILKKASKEKKISVFISSHILSEIQNLCDKVAFINKGIIQSIEKMDNKGIYSEKDDIILKTNTPINIVLDIIKKLPYVIRSKVNGERITLLLEKDMTSKLVNKLVSKGVEISEVYKNKQDLEERYMELMNGGSFIE, encoded by the coding sequence ATGGATGTTTTAGAAATAAAAAATCTTCATAAAACATTAGGAAATACTGAAATAATAAAAGGAATAAATTTTTCTATAAATCAAGGAGAGATATTTGGTTTTTTAGGTCCAAATGGTGCGGGAAAGACTACAACTATAAGAATGATAGTCGGATTGATAGAGCCAACTAATGGAGAAATAAAGATTTGTGGATATGATTTAAGCAAAAATAAAGAAAAAGCATTAAAAAATGTGGGTGCTGTAGTTGAAAGTCCTGAGTTATATAGATATCTTTCAGGAAAGGAAAATTTAATGCAAATAGCAAGAATTAGAGGAGTATCTAAAAGAGAGGTAGAAGAGTTGATAAAACTTGTTGGCCTTGAAAACAGGATGAATGATAAAATTTCAAAGTATTCTCTTGGAATGAAACAAAGACTAGGCCTTGCAGCAGCTTTAATTGGAAATCCTAAATTACTTATATTAGATGAGCCTACGAATGGATTAGACCCAGCAGGGATATTAGAATTTAGAGAAATTTTAAAAAAGGCATCTAAAGAAAAGAAAATTTCAGTATTTATTTCCTCTCATATATTAAGCGAGATTCAGAATTTATGTGATAAAGTAGCATTTATAAACAAAGGTATAATTCAGTCTATAGAGAAAATGGACAATAAAGGTATATATTCTGAAAAAGATGATATAATTTTAAAAACTAACACTCCAATAAATATAGTACTAGATATAATTAAGAAATTGCCATATGTTATTAGAAGTAAAGTTAATGGAGAAAGAATAACGTTGCTTTTAGAGAAAGATATGACATCTAAATTAGTAAATAAATTAGTAAGTAAAGGCGTGGAAATTTCTGAGGTTTATAAAA
- the recR gene encoding recombination mediator RecR: MEFYPVAIEKLIEEFAKLPSIGKKTAQRLTLHILNLPDDEVREFATALVKAKGTIKYCSVCGNFTDTDPCALCSNPSRNKSIICVVEQPKDIMTMERVKEFNGLYHVLHGNISPMQGRGPQDIKIRELVARMNEDIKEVILATNPNIEGEATAMYIAKILKPLDVKVTRIAAGIPVGGDLEYADEVTLSKALEGRKEI; encoded by the coding sequence GCCATAGAAAAATTGATTGAAGAGTTTGCCAAATTGCCAAGCATAGGCAAAAAGACAGCACAAAGATTAACTTTACACATATTAAATCTTCCAGATGATGAAGTAAGAGAGTTTGCAACTGCGTTAGTAAAAGCTAAAGGAACAATAAAATATTGTTCAGTATGTGGAAATTTCACAGATACAGACCCTTGTGCATTATGTTCAAATCCTAGTAGAAATAAGAGTATAATATGTGTTGTTGAACAACCTAAAGATATAATGACAATGGAAAGAGTAAAAGAATTTAACGGATTATATCATGTTTTGCATGGGAATATATCACCAATGCAAGGCAGAGGTCCTCAAGATATAAAAATAAGAGAACTTGTAGCAAGAATGAATGAAGATATAAAGGAAGTTATATTAGCTACTAATCCTAATATAGAAGGTGAAGCAACAGCTATGTATATAGCTAAAATATTAAAGCCACTAGATGTGAAAGTAACTAGAATTGCAGCAGGAATCCCAGTAGGTGGAGACTTAGAATATGCAGATGAAGTAACACTATCTAAAGCATTAGAAGGAAGAAAAGAAATATAG
- a CDS encoding DUF2508 family protein: MNKNKIIEYLINKNEKVDINEELLEQLEDAKFQIDAARSMFDNVDDPKLIEVAIYAEEMAKKRYDYLLLIAKSKGIKVTDNYIWQKNICIK, encoded by the coding sequence ATGAATAAAAATAAAATAATTGAGTATTTAATTAATAAAAATGAAAAAGTAGATATTAATGAAGAATTATTAGAACAGCTAGAAGATGCTAAGTTTCAGATTGATGCAGCAAGAAGCATGTTTGATAATGTTGATGATCCTAAATTAATAGAAGTAGCTATATATGCAGAGGAAATGGCAAAGAAACGATATGATTATTTATTACTTATAGCTAAATCTAAAGGAATTAAAGTAACTGATAATTATATTTGGCAAAAAAATATTTGTATAAAATAA
- a CDS encoding pro-sigmaK processing inhibitor BofA family protein produces MSEQYIIYGLIGLVLLFFIIKLLKWPLKILINGILGVVILYAVNFVGVNFNFQLPINPITALIAGFLGIPGVILLAIVQIFL; encoded by the coding sequence ATGAGTGAACAATATATAATATATGGATTAATAGGACTAGTTTTATTATTTTTTATAATAAAATTACTAAAATGGCCATTAAAAATCCTTATAAATGGAATACTTGGAGTTGTTATATTATATGCAGTAAATTTTGTAGGAGTTAATTTTAATTTTCAATTACCAATAAACCCAATCACAGCATTAATTGCAGGGTTTTTAGGTATACCAGGGGTAATACTATTAGCTATAGTACAGATATTTTTGTAA